Proteins encoded together in one Anticarsia gemmatalis isolate Benzon Research Colony breed Stoneville strain chromosome 1, ilAntGemm2 primary, whole genome shotgun sequence window:
- the stj gene encoding voltage-dependent calcium channel subunit straightjacket isoform X8, with protein sequence MCKCIDACVLLLLLLFLDSRDCSASIHNDEKKISFNSVQAWAVKLGTELYHFGEFITRKKEVQDSFKSAQVESRDGEKLVQSMADDIRAMMELKISAVKRIVEAAENMAFDKQNEPVPEDFQYLNSKDMEEPFDEMAMTTTTEADFNLESWIVHPPSKNAHMQQNPHFSNIPVNTNFSSVHVPTNVYDWAPEVIKGIHWSEGLDTHFINNYQSDPTLSWQYFGSSTGFMRHYPALKWRADPVDIYDCRTRAWYMEAAASPKDVIILVDRSGSMTGQRRDIAKHVVTNILDTLGNNDFVNVMTFADTVEEIVPCFEDSLVQATLGNLRELKLALDNFETMEIANFSAALTRAFELLEIYRNNSGGANCNQAIMLVTDGVPYNYKEIFEKYNWKYDTPVRVFTYLIGREVKVADVREVKWMACANRGFYVHLSTLAEVRERVLEHVNVLARPLVLQREKHPVVWTPVYANVTDPKVADYLWEQRERAEQKERFMSQRRDKHLFNSDKEQERRWRITQMKQGQYSELGNSQYQLMTSVSMPVYDLRHNESVEENGQKEMRIARLLGVAGTDVPLSEIQALMTPYKIGVNGYAFIVTNNGYILIHPDLRPVFQQILKPSYNSVDMIEVELFDDDRGPRNFSKELTALRKEIIDQKTGNKVMNVKYHLEDMKRVSRAKRHYFWTGISDSPFTLVVAIPENYGRHRITPPPTDDIHRLSLTSKNISARQYLSDNWSVHPDWLYCRHYERTFSTPEEELLYFLERVAKPGWRWPAKPRPPEHHKNKPGHERHNNGTPEARERTKVSNSTPKNEYYCDHGLMQALVYDARNTAWFNKSISDSASEEKAPLTKVIGLLPRVEFIQRFGYIVAFLSTHSGLTRWQTHPPKEQDNEKPEFGKQWPRAIDEVWYRRAVEQHYVDALSYVYSVELSTDKYPLDFSQAMVTASHAVFHGDGHRKAPAAVVGFQFKHERLNEWFDNITSSCEHNKECINCQSPSWDCYLVDNHGWIVVSEVTNYTGMFFGKIRPDIMSRLVEDEVYKAVHIVDYQAVCFREKKTTNPASMLMTPLENLRLVMAWFLATTVWFYNSITTCFAQASSYSFDEDYVTSTVSYQSYENDEETDDPYSMSGANKMRAMERDFEKIVLINRTRPTPCDREMYLYQLDYNNLDEKLNKPLSECNRPFYAQHVNYTNMLMIVVDGNCPKDEVSVISIDATEVQYNESLPCLKHMHPLYRKQPTSCIRNHTEESNIDMCGRGSLPYTGKIWVSLSMMLIMRNILV encoded by the exons ATGTGCAAGTGTATCGACGCGTGTGTGTTACTGCTGCTGCTACTGTTCCTGGACTCCAGGGACTGCTCGGCTAGTATACATAatgatgaaaagaaaatatcgttcaACTC GGTGCAAGCATGGGCAGTCAAATTGGGCACTGAGCTATATCATTTTGGAGAATTTATCACCAGGAAGAAGGAGGTTCAAGAC AGCTTTAAGTCGGCTCAAGTGGAGTCACGAGATGGAGAAAAACTAGTACAAAGCATGGCAGATGACATTCGCGCGATGATGGAACTAAAGATTAGTGCTGTCAAAAGAATAGTTGAGGCGGCTGAAAACATGGCGTTTGATAAACAAAACGAACCGGTACCCGAGGACTTTCAGTATTTGAATAGTAAAGATATGGAAGAGCCGTTCGATGAGATGGCCATGACGACCACCACCGAAGCAGATTTCAACCTAGAGAGTTGGATAGTTCATCCACCATCTAAAAACGCGCACATGCAACAAAATCCTCATTTTTCAAACATTCCTGTAAATACTAATTTTAGCAGTGTACACGTGCCGACAAATGTTTACGATTGGG CGCCTGAAGTTATCAAAGGAATCCATTGGTCGGAGGGACTAGACACGCACTTCATAAACAACTATCAGAGCGATCCGACGTTGTCGTGGCAATACTTTGGCAGTTCGACGGGATTTATGAGACACTATCCTG CATTGAAATGGCGGGCAGACCCGGTGGATATCTATGATTGTCGGACTAGAGCGTGGTATATGGAAGCGGCTGCCAGTCCAAAGGATGTAATCATTTTAGTTGATCGCAGCGGTTCAATGACTGGCCAGCGTAGAGACATTGCCAAGCATGTTGTTACTAATATATTAGACACTCTTGGTAATAATGATTTCGTCAACGTTATGACTTTTGCTGATACAGTTGAAGAGATTGTACCTTGTTTCGAAGATTCCTTAGTGCAG GCCACTCTAGGAAACTTACGGGAACTCAAATTAGCGTTGGACAATTTTGAGACCATGGAGATCGCGAACTTTTCGGCTGCCTTAACGAGAGCGTTTGAACTTTTAGaaatttacagaaataatagTGGAGGAGCCAACTGTAATCAG GCCATAATGTTGGTTACTGATGGCGTTCCGTACAATTATAAGGAGATATTTGAAAAGTACAACTGGAAGTACGACACCCCAGTGAGGGTGTTTACGTACCTGATAGGGCGAGAGGTAAAG GTGGCAGACGTAAGAGAGGTGAAGTGGATGGCGTGTGCGAACAGAGGGTTCTACGTGCATCTCAGTACACTGGCGGAGGTTCGAGAGCGGGTGTTAGAACACGTCAATGTGCTGGCGAGGCCGCTGGTGCTGCAGCGCGAGAAACACCCGGTCGTCTGGACACCCGTCTATGCCAACGTCACG gatccaaaagtagctgattaTCTTTGGGAACAACGGGAACGAGCGGAACAGAAGGAGCGCTTTATGAGTCAACGTCGCGATAAGCACCTCTTCAACTCAGATAAAGAACAAGAGAGGAGATGGAGGATTACACAG atgAAACAAGGCCAGTACAGTGAACTTGGAAATTCACAGTATCAGTTAATGACTTCAGTGTCTATGCCCGTCTATGACCTTCGCCATAACGAG TCCGTAGAGGAGAACGGCCAGAAAGAG ATGCGTATAGCTAGACTATTGGGAGTAGCTGGCACTGATGTACCTCTCTCTGAAATACAAGCTCTTATGACTCCGTACAAG ATTGGCGTGAACGGATACGCGTTTATAGTGACGAACAAcggatatattttaatacatccTGACCTGAGGCCCGTG tttcaacaaatattaaaacctAGTTACAATAGCGTCGATATGATAGAAGTAGAGCTGTTTGACGATGACAGAGGGCCCAGGAACTTTAGCAAGGAACTAACAGCA cTCCGTAAAGAAATCATAGATCAAAAAACGGGAAACAAAGTGATGAATGTCAAATATCATTTAGAAGATATG AAACGCGTATCTCGCGCGAAGCGGCATTACTTCTGGACGGGTATAAGCGACTCTCCATTCACGTTGGTGGTGGCAATCCCCGAGAACTACGGCCGACATCGCATCACTCCGCCTCCCACTGACGACATTCACAGACTATCGCTCACGTCCAAGAACATATCTGCGAGGCAATATCTCTCTGACAACTGGAGCGTTCATCCTGATTG GTTGTACTGTCGTCATTATGAACGTACATTTTCCACCCCCGAGGAAGAGCTGCTATATTTCTTGGAGCGAGTGGCAAAGCCTGGATGGCGGTGGCCAGCTAAGCCACGACCTCCAGAACACCACAAGAACAAGCCAGGACACGAGCGGCACAACAATG GAACACCAGAAGCGAGAGAAAGGACCAAAGTATCAAACAGCACACCCAAGAACGAGTATTACT GTGACCATGGCTTGATGCAGGCCTTGGTATACGACGCTAGGAACACAGCATGGTTTAATAAAAGCATCTCGGATTCAGCATCGGAAGAAAAagc CCCATTGACAAAAGTGATCGGATTGTTGCCGAG GGTGGAGTTTATTCAACGTTTTGGATACATCGTCGCTTTCCTGTCGACACATAGCGGGTTGACAAGATGGCAGACTCATCCCCCGAAAGAACAGGACAATGAGAA aCCAGAATTCGGAAAGCAATGGCCGCGAGCGATCGACGAGGTGTGGTACCGACGAGCAGTGGAGCAGCACTACGTAGATGCTCTAAGTTACGTATACAGCGTGGAACTGAGCACTGACAAGTACCCCTTAGACTTCAGTCAGGCGATGGTGACAGCGTCTCATGCTGTATTCCACGGAGACGGCCACAGAAAGGCACCAGCCGCGGTGGTCGGCTTCCAGTTCAAACATGAACGACTCAACGAATGGTTTGATAATATTACTTCTTCG tgCGAACATAACAAGGAGTGCATCAATTGTCAGTCGCCAAGTTGGGATTGTTACCTGGTTGACAACCATGGCTGGATAGTCGTCAGTGAGGTTACCAATTATACTGGAATGTTCTTTGGCAAA aTCCGGCCAGACATCATGTCTAGATTGGTAGAAGACGAAGTTTACAAGGCAGTGCATATTGTAGACTATCAAGCAGTCTGCTTCAGGGAGAAGAAGACGACAAACCCAGCATCTATGCTTATGACC CCACTTGAAAACTTACGTCTGGTCATGGCGTGGTTCCTGGCTACTACAGTCTGGTTCTATAACTCAATAACAACATGCTTCGCGCAAGCCTCCAGTTATTCCTTCGACGAAG ACTATGTTACATCCACCG TGTCTTACCAGAGCTATGAAAACGACGAAGAGACGGACGACCCATACAGCATGTCGGGAGCAAATAAGATGAGGGCGATGGAGAGAGACTTCGAGAAAATAGTACTAATAAACAGGACACGGCCAACTCCATGCGACAGAGAAATGTACCTATACCAGCTAGACTACAATAACTTAGATGAGAAATTAAATAAACCGTTGAGTGAATGCAATCGGCCGTTCTACGCTCAACACGTGAACTATACAAATATGTTGATGATAGTAGTAGATGGGAACTGTCCGAAGGACGAGGTTAGCGTCATATCGATAGACGCGACAGAAGTGCAGTACAATGAGTCTCTGCCGTGCTTGAAACACATGCATCCGTTGTATAGAAAACAACCAACTTCGTGCATAAGAAATCATACAGAG GAGAGCAACATCGACATGTGCGGTCGTGGTAGTCTACCTTATACTGGCAAGATATGGGTCTCACTGAGCATGATGTTGATAATGCGGAATATTTTGGTGTAA
- the stj gene encoding voltage-dependent calcium channel subunit straightjacket isoform X9 — protein MCKCIDACVLLLLLLFLDSRDCSASIHNDEKKISFNSVQAWAVKLGTELYHFGEFITRKKEVQDSFKSAQVESRDGEKLVQSMADDIRAMMELKISAVKRIVEAAENMAFDKQNEPVPEDFQYLNSKDMEEPFDEMAMTTTTEADFNLESWIVHPPSKNAHMQQNPHFSNIPVNTNFSSVHVPTNVYDWAPEVIKGIHWSEGLDTHFINNYQSDPTLSWQYFGSSTGFMRHYPALKWRADPVDIYDCRTRAWYMEAAASPKDVIILVDRSGSMTGQRRDIAKHVVTNILDTLGNNDFVNVMTFADTVEEIVPCFEDSLVQATLGNLRELKLALDNFETMEIANFSAALTRAFELLEIYRNNSGGANCNQAIMLVTDGVPYNYKEIFEKYNWKYDTPVRVFTYLIGREVKVADVREVKWMACANRGFYVHLSTLAEVRERVLEHVNVLARPLVLQREKHPVVWTPVYANVTDPKVADYLWEQRERAEQKERFMSQRRDKHLFNSDKEQERRWRITQMKQGQYSELGNSQYQLMTSVSMPVYDLRHNEMRIARLLGVAGTDVPLSEIQALMTPYKIGVNGYAFIVTNNGYILIHPDLRPVFQQILKPSYNSVDMIEVELFDDDRGPRNFSKELTALRKEIIDQKTGNKVMNVKYHLEDMKRVSRAKRHYFWTGISDSPFTLVVAIPENYGRHRITPPPTDDIHRLSLTSKNISARQYLSDNWSVHPDWLYCRHYERTFSTPEEELLYFLERVAKPGWRWPAKPRPPEHHKNKPGHERHNNGTPEARERTKVSNSTPKNEYYCDHGLMQALVYDARNTAWFNKSISDSASEEKAPLTKVIGLLPRVEFIQRFGYIVAFLSTHSGLTRWQTHPPKEQDNEKPEFGKQWPRAIDEVWYRRAVEQHYVDALSYVYSVELSTDKYPLDFSQAMVTASHAVFHGDGHRKAPAAVVGFQFKHERLNEWFDNITSSCEHNKECINCQSPSWDCYLVDNHGWIVVSEVTNYTGMFFGKIRPDIMSRLVEDEVYKAVHIVDYQAVCFREKKTTNPASMLMTPLENLRLVMAWFLATTVWFYNSITTCFAQASSYSFDEDYVTSTVSYQSYENDEETDDPYSMSGANKMRAMERDFEKIVLINRTRPTPCDREMYLYQLDYNNLDEKLNKPLSECNRPFYAQHVNYTNMLMIVVDGNCPKDEVSVISIDATEVQYNESLPCLKHMHPLYRKQPTSCIRNHTEESNIDMCGRGSLPYTGKIWVSLSMMLIMRNILV, from the exons ATGTGCAAGTGTATCGACGCGTGTGTGTTACTGCTGCTGCTACTGTTCCTGGACTCCAGGGACTGCTCGGCTAGTATACATAatgatgaaaagaaaatatcgttcaACTC GGTGCAAGCATGGGCAGTCAAATTGGGCACTGAGCTATATCATTTTGGAGAATTTATCACCAGGAAGAAGGAGGTTCAAGAC AGCTTTAAGTCGGCTCAAGTGGAGTCACGAGATGGAGAAAAACTAGTACAAAGCATGGCAGATGACATTCGCGCGATGATGGAACTAAAGATTAGTGCTGTCAAAAGAATAGTTGAGGCGGCTGAAAACATGGCGTTTGATAAACAAAACGAACCGGTACCCGAGGACTTTCAGTATTTGAATAGTAAAGATATGGAAGAGCCGTTCGATGAGATGGCCATGACGACCACCACCGAAGCAGATTTCAACCTAGAGAGTTGGATAGTTCATCCACCATCTAAAAACGCGCACATGCAACAAAATCCTCATTTTTCAAACATTCCTGTAAATACTAATTTTAGCAGTGTACACGTGCCGACAAATGTTTACGATTGGG CGCCTGAAGTTATCAAAGGAATCCATTGGTCGGAGGGACTAGACACGCACTTCATAAACAACTATCAGAGCGATCCGACGTTGTCGTGGCAATACTTTGGCAGTTCGACGGGATTTATGAGACACTATCCTG CATTGAAATGGCGGGCAGACCCGGTGGATATCTATGATTGTCGGACTAGAGCGTGGTATATGGAAGCGGCTGCCAGTCCAAAGGATGTAATCATTTTAGTTGATCGCAGCGGTTCAATGACTGGCCAGCGTAGAGACATTGCCAAGCATGTTGTTACTAATATATTAGACACTCTTGGTAATAATGATTTCGTCAACGTTATGACTTTTGCTGATACAGTTGAAGAGATTGTACCTTGTTTCGAAGATTCCTTAGTGCAG GCCACTCTAGGAAACTTACGGGAACTCAAATTAGCGTTGGACAATTTTGAGACCATGGAGATCGCGAACTTTTCGGCTGCCTTAACGAGAGCGTTTGAACTTTTAGaaatttacagaaataatagTGGAGGAGCCAACTGTAATCAG GCCATAATGTTGGTTACTGATGGCGTTCCGTACAATTATAAGGAGATATTTGAAAAGTACAACTGGAAGTACGACACCCCAGTGAGGGTGTTTACGTACCTGATAGGGCGAGAGGTAAAG GTGGCAGACGTAAGAGAGGTGAAGTGGATGGCGTGTGCGAACAGAGGGTTCTACGTGCATCTCAGTACACTGGCGGAGGTTCGAGAGCGGGTGTTAGAACACGTCAATGTGCTGGCGAGGCCGCTGGTGCTGCAGCGCGAGAAACACCCGGTCGTCTGGACACCCGTCTATGCCAACGTCACG gatccaaaagtagctgattaTCTTTGGGAACAACGGGAACGAGCGGAACAGAAGGAGCGCTTTATGAGTCAACGTCGCGATAAGCACCTCTTCAACTCAGATAAAGAACAAGAGAGGAGATGGAGGATTACACAG atgAAACAAGGCCAGTACAGTGAACTTGGAAATTCACAGTATCAGTTAATGACTTCAGTGTCTATGCCCGTCTATGACCTTCGCCATAACGAG ATGCGTATAGCTAGACTATTGGGAGTAGCTGGCACTGATGTACCTCTCTCTGAAATACAAGCTCTTATGACTCCGTACAAG ATTGGCGTGAACGGATACGCGTTTATAGTGACGAACAAcggatatattttaatacatccTGACCTGAGGCCCGTG tttcaacaaatattaaaacctAGTTACAATAGCGTCGATATGATAGAAGTAGAGCTGTTTGACGATGACAGAGGGCCCAGGAACTTTAGCAAGGAACTAACAGCA cTCCGTAAAGAAATCATAGATCAAAAAACGGGAAACAAAGTGATGAATGTCAAATATCATTTAGAAGATATG AAACGCGTATCTCGCGCGAAGCGGCATTACTTCTGGACGGGTATAAGCGACTCTCCATTCACGTTGGTGGTGGCAATCCCCGAGAACTACGGCCGACATCGCATCACTCCGCCTCCCACTGACGACATTCACAGACTATCGCTCACGTCCAAGAACATATCTGCGAGGCAATATCTCTCTGACAACTGGAGCGTTCATCCTGATTG GTTGTACTGTCGTCATTATGAACGTACATTTTCCACCCCCGAGGAAGAGCTGCTATATTTCTTGGAGCGAGTGGCAAAGCCTGGATGGCGGTGGCCAGCTAAGCCACGACCTCCAGAACACCACAAGAACAAGCCAGGACACGAGCGGCACAACAATG GAACACCAGAAGCGAGAGAAAGGACCAAAGTATCAAACAGCACACCCAAGAACGAGTATTACT GTGACCATGGCTTGATGCAGGCCTTGGTATACGACGCTAGGAACACAGCATGGTTTAATAAAAGCATCTCGGATTCAGCATCGGAAGAAAAagc CCCATTGACAAAAGTGATCGGATTGTTGCCGAG GGTGGAGTTTATTCAACGTTTTGGATACATCGTCGCTTTCCTGTCGACACATAGCGGGTTGACAAGATGGCAGACTCATCCCCCGAAAGAACAGGACAATGAGAA aCCAGAATTCGGAAAGCAATGGCCGCGAGCGATCGACGAGGTGTGGTACCGACGAGCAGTGGAGCAGCACTACGTAGATGCTCTAAGTTACGTATACAGCGTGGAACTGAGCACTGACAAGTACCCCTTAGACTTCAGTCAGGCGATGGTGACAGCGTCTCATGCTGTATTCCACGGAGACGGCCACAGAAAGGCACCAGCCGCGGTGGTCGGCTTCCAGTTCAAACATGAACGACTCAACGAATGGTTTGATAATATTACTTCTTCG tgCGAACATAACAAGGAGTGCATCAATTGTCAGTCGCCAAGTTGGGATTGTTACCTGGTTGACAACCATGGCTGGATAGTCGTCAGTGAGGTTACCAATTATACTGGAATGTTCTTTGGCAAA aTCCGGCCAGACATCATGTCTAGATTGGTAGAAGACGAAGTTTACAAGGCAGTGCATATTGTAGACTATCAAGCAGTCTGCTTCAGGGAGAAGAAGACGACAAACCCAGCATCTATGCTTATGACC CCACTTGAAAACTTACGTCTGGTCATGGCGTGGTTCCTGGCTACTACAGTCTGGTTCTATAACTCAATAACAACATGCTTCGCGCAAGCCTCCAGTTATTCCTTCGACGAAG ACTATGTTACATCCACCG TGTCTTACCAGAGCTATGAAAACGACGAAGAGACGGACGACCCATACAGCATGTCGGGAGCAAATAAGATGAGGGCGATGGAGAGAGACTTCGAGAAAATAGTACTAATAAACAGGACACGGCCAACTCCATGCGACAGAGAAATGTACCTATACCAGCTAGACTACAATAACTTAGATGAGAAATTAAATAAACCGTTGAGTGAATGCAATCGGCCGTTCTACGCTCAACACGTGAACTATACAAATATGTTGATGATAGTAGTAGATGGGAACTGTCCGAAGGACGAGGTTAGCGTCATATCGATAGACGCGACAGAAGTGCAGTACAATGAGTCTCTGCCGTGCTTGAAACACATGCATCCGTTGTATAGAAAACAACCAACTTCGTGCATAAGAAATCATACAGAG GAGAGCAACATCGACATGTGCGGTCGTGGTAGTCTACCTTATACTGGCAAGATATGGGTCTCACTGAGCATGATGTTGATAATGCGGAATATTTTGGTGTAA